From the genome of Bubalus bubalis isolate 160015118507 breed Murrah chromosome 2, NDDB_SH_1, whole genome shotgun sequence, one region includes:
- the LOC123464667 gene encoding BOLA class I histocompatibility antigen, alpha chain BL3-6-like, with the protein MRWIIKKIAYDSNNYLALNEDLCSRTAADRAAQTSKLKLEQGRAAGHSRNYLEGDCISGSRHQENGKDTLLRTDLPKTHVTQHPISDHEVPLRHWALGFYLEISLTWQHDTEDQTQDMELVETRPSGNGTFKMWVALVVPSGEEQRYRCHVQHKGLQETLTLRWVPPQPSVPNIDIIVSLVLLVVIGVVVTVVIWRKKHSGEKGGSYTQAAGLKSQYL; encoded by the exons atgcgctggatcatcaaaaaa ATTGCTTACGACAGTAACAATTACCTTGCCCTGAACGAGGACCTGTGCTCCCGGACCGCAGCGGACAGGGCGGCTCAGACCTCCAAGCTCAAGCTCGAGCAGGGCCGTGCTGCAGGTCACAGTAGGAACTACCTAGAGGGTGACTGCATAAGTGGCTCCAGACACCAGGAGAACGGGAAGGACACGCTGCTGCGCACAG ACCTTCCAAAGACACATGTGACCCAGCACCCCATCTCTGACCATGAGGTCCCCCTGAGACACTGGGCCCTGGGTTTCTACCTTGAAATCTCACTGACCTGGCAGCATGACACGGAGGACCAGACCCAGGACATGGAGCTTGTGGAGACCAGGCCTTCAGGGAATGGAACCTTCAAGATGTGGGTGGCCCTAGTGGTCCCTTCTGGAGAGGAGCAGAGATACAGGTGCCATGTGCAGCACAAGGGGCTTCAAGAGACCCTCACGCTGAGATGGG TACCTCCTCAGCCCTCTGTCCCCAACATAGACATCATTGTTAGCCTGGTTCTACTTGTAGTCATTGGAGTTGTGGTAActg ttgTGATCTGGAGGAAGAAGCACTCAG GTGAAAAAGGAGGGAGCTACACTCAGGCTGCAG GATTAAAAAGCCAGTACCTGTAA
- the LOC123464709 gene encoding putative olfactory receptor 2B8, with translation MERANESTFSGFILLGFSNQPQLEMALFVVILITYSLSCLGNGAIILLSTMDPHLHTPMYFFLSNLSFMDLCLTTCTVPQTLANFKGKDKTITYGGCVAQLFIALGLGGVECVLLSVMAYDRYVAVCRPLHYMVIVHPQLCLQLVVTAWLTGFGNSVVQTALTMTLPLCGKNQVDHFFCEVPVIFAVSTFFLVVPLSLIVVSYGHITCAVLKIKSAHGRQKAFGTCGSHLMVVIIFFGTLISLYLQPPSSYSQDVNKSIALFYTLVTPLLNPLIYTLRNKEVKGALRRQMRRILDLRQS, from the coding sequence ATGGAAAGAGCTAACGAGAGCACCTTCTCTGGATTCATTCTCCTGGGCTTCTCCAACCAGCCCCAGCTGGAAATGGCTCTCTTTGTGGTCATCCTGATCACCTACTCCTTGAGCTGTTTAGGCAATGGCGCCATTATACTTTTGTCAACAATGGATCCTCACCTGCACACTcctatgtacttcttcctctccaacctctCTTTTATGGATCTTTGTTTGACTACTTGCACTGTCCCTCAGACCCTGGCCAACTTTAAGGGGAAGGACAAGACCATCACCTATGGCGGCTGTGTGGCCCAGCTCTTCATTGCCTTGGGACTCGGGGGAGTAGAGTGCGTCCTCCTGTCtgtcatggcctatgaccgctatgtagCTGTGTGCCGTCCCCTCCACTACATGGTGATCGTGCATCCCCAGCTTTGCTTGCAGCTGGTTGTAACTGCTTGGCTTACAGGCTTCGGTAATTCTGTAGTCCAGACAGCACTGACCATGACTCTTCCCCTCTGTGGTAAAAACCAAGTGGACCATTTCTTCTGTGAAGTTCCAGTGATCTTTGCTGTCAGTACCTTCTTCTTGGTGGTGCCCCTGTCACTCATCGTAGTATCCTACGGTCACATTACCTGTGCCGTCCTGAAGATAAAGTCGGCCCATGGGAGACAGAAGGCTTTTGGAACCTGTGGTTCTCACCTAATGGtagtgattattttctttgggaCGCTCATCTCCTTGTACCTTCAGCCTCCTTCCAGCTATTCACAGGATGTGAACAAAAGCATTGCACTGTTCTATACTCTGGTGACTCCCCTGCTTAATCCCCTGATTTACACTTTGAGAAACAAGGAAGTCAAAGGGGCGCTAAGGAGACAAATGAGGAGAATCCTAGATTTGAGGCAGAGTTAA